TGCAGTTTTGGGATTTCTGTTCTCTTTATTGTTATTATTGTTATCCCGGTTACCGCCTGGATTTGCATTCAAAAGGATCAGGATGGTGTTCTTTTTCCTTTTCCCTCTACTTCTGGTAATGCCATTCACAGTTGATGGAAAGGAGCTTTTCGGTATTGCCGGTCTTTCATTCACTCTTGATGGCCTGACATTTGCTTTGCTGGTTATCATAAGAGCACTGGCTGCAGTTACTCTTGCCCTGACAATGCTGGCAACAACAAGATTCGATATTACGGTGAAGGCTCTGTATTCTTTGAAAATTCCCGGTGTTCTTGTGCAGATGCTCATGTTTACCTATCGTTACATCTTTGTAATCACTGATGAGTTCAGCAGGATGTGGGAGTCAATGGAATGCAAAGGTTTTAGTTTGAAAGCCAATTATCATGGTCTTTCGATTTTTGGAAATATGCTGGGTATGATCATCATAAAGAGTTATGACAGGACAAGAAGGGTCTATGAATCCATGGTTTCCAAAGGTTACAATGGAAAACCAAGAACTCTCATAAATCTGAAAATGAGCACAAAGGATTATGTACTAAGCACATGTATGGTTGGAATTGCAATCTTTGTGCACGTTTATCAGTTTATATTTTTAATTGAATTATTGTAGAATAACGGTCAAATCATGGTAGAAGCGATTAAGGTCGAAGGTCTGAGCTATTCCTATTCTGACGGAACAAAAGCTCTTGATGACGTAAACATCTCAATCAATGAAGGTGAGAAAGTTGTGGTTATCGGACCTAACGGTGCCGGAAAAACCACATTTTTCCTGCATCTGAATGGTACTATCAAGAATCCGGGTGGAGATGTCCGGGTATTTGGCAGGAGGATTGCAGACCTGAAGATCGAAGATCGTATTCATCAGGTAGGTGTTGTTTTCCAGGATCCTGATGACCAGCTTTTCATGCCTACTGTATTTGATGATGTTGCATTCGGTCCTATAAATATGGGTCTTGACAAGGACGAAGTTAAAAACCGTGTTCAAAAGGCTCTTTCAAAGGTCGGTCTTTCAGGCTTTGAAGAGAAAGTACCTCATAATCTGAGTTATGGGCAGAAAAAAAGGGTTGCTCTTGCTGCTGTTCTTTCAATGGAACCTAAGGTGCTTGTACTTGATGAGCCAACAGCAAATCTTGATCCAAAGAGCCGTGCAGATTTTATCAGCCTTATCAGTGATCTGAATGAGAAGGATGGGATTACTACAATCATCGCTATGCACGATGTAAACGCACTTCCGGCTCTTGCAGATCGTGTTTATGTGTTGAATAAGCGTATAGTTGCAGAAGGTTCTCCAAGAGATATTTTTTCGGACTGGTCACTTCTCAATGAGAACAACCTGGAAGCACCGGATGTTTTTAAGCTTTTTAAGGTTCTGAACTGTTTTGGTTATTCTTCAGACGACCTTCCCTTATCTTTTGATGAGGCAGTGGAGATCCTCACAAAAACAATAGAGGGCACCGAAGGCCATATTCATCTGCATGTCCATGAGCATACTCATAAAGAGATCTCCCGTGTGATGAACTCGTACAATCATCACCGTAATGGGAAGAAATAGTTCACACTAATCTATATCTACTAACAACACAAACATAGTACTGATGTTCAGGAAGATACGCAGGTACATTACTATTTTCAGGGTGTTTTCAAAGTACAATCTTTTTAGCCTTGTTTACAGTGAGGTAAACCAGTATTATGTTTCTAACAGGAGAAATCCCTGTGTATTGGATTCCAGGAACAGGGAAAAAGCCGTAAAGCTCAGAAAGGCTCTGGAGGAGCTAGGTCCTACTTTCATAAAACTGGGTCAGATCCTGAGTAAAAGACCTGACATCGTTCCTGCTGTGTATATAGAGGAACTCGGTAACCTTCAGGATAATGTCAATCCACTCGAATTCGACAAAATGAAAGTTGCATTTGAGGGATTTAGTTGTAGCATTGGTACTGAGACTGACGAGACACTTGAACATTCAAATTTTGATATTCTTAGCATTTTTGATGAATTCAATACTGAAGCAATTGCATGTGCTTCTATTGCCCAGATATATGAGGCAAAACTTGATGGAAAAAAGGTTGCTGTAAAGATCACAAGGCCTAATTTAATAGAGACCATCAACCTGGATCTTGCAATTCTTAACGATATCAAGCCGCTTATAGTAAGAGTACTTGGCCTTGGCAAGAATTTCGATATTGATGCTTTTCTCTTTGAGTTCAGGGAACTACTTAATCGTGAGCTTGACCTGAGCAATGAGGCAAGGAACATAAAGCGTTTTGAAGAGAATTTTGCGGATGTGAAAGAAGTACATGTTCCGCATATCTATGATGAGTTTTCAAATGAGAATGTCCTTGTGATGGATTACATGGAAGGTGTTACTATCAGAAAGCTCTCGGGCGTGACACCTGAAAAGAAAAAATGGTATGCGGATATTATCAGCAAAAGCTATCTGAAGCAGGTCTATCTCGATGGCTTTTACCATGCGGATCCTCACAGTTCTAACATCATATTGCAGGAAGGTGGTATAGCTTACATTGATTTTGGAGCAGTCGGCACAATTGATGATGAACTGCGCCGCAATATGCTCAACCTTTTCTATGGTATCTACAAGAAGAGACTTGACGTGGTCTTCGAATCGTTCATGAAGATTACCGGCATTAACAAGGAAGATATCAATATACGCCGCTTCAAGCTTGATCTTGATGATATAATCTCAAAGCAGAATTACTCATCCGGCGAGCGCCAGAGTGATAACTACGCTACTCTTGCTCTGAAATATGATCTTTCACTTCCAAGCGAATTCTCAACCCTTGAAAGAGCCTTGATACTCATAGAAGCAAATTGTCTTGAGCTTGATCCAAAATTCAATCTGCTGGAAAATGCAAAACCTGTAATTACAAAGGTTTTGATGAAGCGCTATTCACCATTTGAGGCATTTGAGTACCTGCAGCTTGAAGGCGACAGGTATCTGGAAATTATCAAAGAATTACCTCAGGGCGTTAACGATGTTATTGAAACCATCAGGGGCTATAAGATCGAAAGATTTGAAAAGAAGACCGATGAGATCCGGAAATATAAGACGATAGATTCTATCTCCAAATATACGTTCCTGCTTGGTATTCTGCTGGCATCTTCATACTTTGCAGCCAGTGGAGAGGGTTACCTTCCTGTCATGGGCATTATAGGATTTATGAGTGCAATATTCCTGTTTGCAGTCATGTTTGTAAATAAGTCCTGATTTTTCACATTTTTTTACATTTAATCGTCATCAGGGATTGTAAATTTTATTTAGTTTAAAAGCTAATGTCGTATTGGGGCTAAAAGTTGTAACACCGTTGCTTCTTTTAAGTGATAATTCGGGAGGGTGTGGAAATCAATCACAAAAAAGGAAACAATTTTGGATGGTTATTTGGCGGGAAGCACTATGATTTTTTTGCAACAATTCTTGGATTCGGAAATACATACTACAGCCAGGTAGCTGATGCACTACCATTGGAAAAAGGTATGAATGTGCTTGATCTGGGATGTGGTACTGAGTCTGTTGGTATTGCGGTTTCTGATCAACTAGAAGGGAATGTAAAATTGCATGGACTTGACCTGTCTGGAATTCAGCTTGGATATGCCGCATCCAAAGGTCTGAAAAGAGATGTTCCTCTTAACCTTTATAGGGGTTCAATGGATCTTCTACCGTTCAACGATGGTTCATTTGATCTTGTAGTTACATCTGTGGCGTTCTGTGAAACAACGTCTGAAGTGAGAAAAGGAGCTATCGTGGAGGTTTCAAGGGTATTAAAAGAGAAAGGTTTCTTTGCGATTGTGGATTGTGCAAAGCCTATCCTTGGTCTGGATACAGTAATGATGCTTCCGTTCTTCATGTTCAAGGAAACTGCTGAAAGCTGGAATAATCACTATCCTGAAATTTGCAGAGAAAATAACCTTATTCTTGAAAATGAGGTATATATCAAGTCTTACGTAAAATGCCAGCTTTTTAGAAAAGCTGATTAAAAAAAGAGTTTTGTCCGCACTAAGGCGGACAAGAAGTAGTTTGTTTATCCGAAGAGTGCTCCGAGACCAGCCATGCCGCTCTCTTCTGACTTGTCTTCTTCTTCTTCCTCAGCTGGTGCTTCTTCTACAGCTGCTGCTGCTGCTGGAGCTGCTGCTGCTGCAGGTGCTGCTGCTACTGCTGCGGTTGCCATTGCTTCCTCGATGTCTACGCCATCAAGAGCTGCGACAAGTGCCTTTGCACGTGCATCGCTGACGTCTACGCCTGCTGCCTGAAGTACTGCTGTTACTGCTTCTTCTGTAATGTCTTTACCTGCTTTAAAGAGTAAAAGTGCTGCATATATGTATTCCATGTGAAATCACCTTTTATTTATCAATGTAAGTTATGTAGTTTGTTAATTTTGATTATCCGAAGAGTGCTCCAAGTCCGGCCATGCCGTCTTCTTCTGATGCCTCTTCTTCCTGTTCTTCTTCCTTCTCTTCTTCTGCTTCAACAGTTGTTGTTGCAACAGATGCTGCTGCTGCGCTTGCTGCTGCACCGAGTGCTTCCTTCAGCTCATCGTCAACTGCATCTTCATTGTTAGCAGATGCAGCGGATGCAACTGAAAGCATCTCCAACTGTGCTTTTCCAAGAAGCAGATCGACAATTCCTGGTTCCAGGACCACAGCTTCGACACCAAGGTTGCGTGACTCTGTTGTTGCTTTTGCAATGAGTGTCTTGATGTTCTCTTCTGTTGGGTATGCTGCGAACACGGATGTGTTGAATGCCTGCTGTGCTGCCAGCACAATGTCTGAGAAGTATTTGTTTTCGTCAATGGCCAGTACATCTGGTGTGAAGATCATTCCGTTCTCAAGGGCTGCTCTTAGGTCAAGACCTACTTCCATAGGATAGATCTCGAGTCTTGTAAGCATTGCAGCGAGTTTCTGTGAAACAGCTTCGCCTTCCTTTGCTACGGTTTTTGTATCTTTTATTACCACTTTGCCCTTGTCGATCGCTGCAGGTATTCCTGCTGCCTGCATATCTCCGAGAATTGGGCCAGGTGGGAATGATGTTGGTCCCTTTTCGACGATAATGTCACGAGGTGCAATGGCACCTGCTTTGATAGGGGATGGGCTCTTGCTATTCTCCATTGTCTTGAACAGTTTGAATGGATTCTGTTCAGTGAATACAAGGGCGGTCTGTACGTCTACGTACTCTACCATTTCCTTTACATCATCGGTCTGCTCAAGTGCTCTCTTGATAAGAGTGTTTCTTGCGACTTTCAAAACAGCCTTGCCTTTAAGATCCCTTCTCATCTTCTGAAGTTGCTTTGCTGGAATTCCTCCAATGCCTACAACACCCATGATAGGGTATTCTTTGACGAGTTCCTTTATTGCCTCAACTTCATCCTTTTTCCACTGTGGGATGTGGCTTGTGTGGTGCTCTTTGGCCATATTATACCACCTTCACTGATTTACCCATAGTGGTTGTAACATAAATGGATCTTATGTTGTGCTTACCTTTTTCAAGGGCACCTTCCACTCTACTAAGGACTGTTTCTATGTTCTCTGCAAGTTTCTGGACTTCCATGTTTTTGCGGCCAACAGATACGTGGAAAGTAAGCTTGTCTTTTGATCTGATTCTTATTGAGCTTCTTGCGCTGTTGATAAGATCAGCCACGTTCTTTCCTGGTGGCAATGGAGTTGGCATCTTTCCTCTTGGACCTAATATGGCACCAAGTGCCTTACCGATCTGTGCCATGTACTGAACTTCTGCAATGAAGAAGTCATACTCGTTGGCAACTGATCTTGCACGTGCTTTGTCTGTTCCCATCTCTGCAAGATCTTCTTCTGAGAATACCATCTCTGCGCCAGCATCTTTTGCCTGGAGACCTACTTCTCCTTTCGCAAATACTGCGATCTTGAGGTCTTTACCCAATCCGTTTGGAAGTAATATTTCTTCATCAACACGGTTTTTAGGCTGACTCATGTCCAGATTCTTTAGGTTAATAGCAAGCTCAACACCCTCTGAGAATTTCCTTTCAGGTGATTCGGCTATTAACTTTTCAATAGCTTTTACTATATTTTCGTCTGCCATTCTTTACCTCCCGTAGTGCGAACTCATGGTTCAGGCAGGGCCATTAAGGCCTACTACGGCTGTGTCTAGAGTTTCAAATCCTAAGATTATCACTCTGTCTATAGTGGGCACACCAATAAACAGTATTTATGTTAAAGTTATTGGTTAAAGCATGGGGTTACCATGCTTCTTGTGCCAGAGCGTCATCAAACTGTCCCTCGTCGATAGCTTTCTGGCATTCCTTTGGAGACATGCCTTCAGCAGTAACGCCCATTGGGACACAGGATCCAATTACTTCTTTTACAGCAGCTTTAAGGTCGTATGAAAGGATATCATCCTTCTTCATGCGTGCAATCTTTGCTGCCTGTGCAATAGTAATGTTTCCTACGATTGTTTTGCTAGGTTCGCCAGATCCCTTCTGGATTCCAGCTTCCTGTAATATGAGTGCAGATGTTGGTGGGGTTCCTACTTCAATTTCGAAACTCTTGTCAGCTGCTACTATTACCTTGACCGGGACTTGCATCCCATTGTAATCTCTTGTCTTCTCGTTGATCTTGTCGATCACGTCTTTTATGTTAATTCCAAGAGGACCAAGAGCAGGGCCGAGTGGTGGACCTGGATTTGCTTTTCCTCCTGGGACCAATGCTTCTACAACATTTGCCATTTGAATATCACCGTTGGATTAAATAATAAATATTAATTGATTTATGCGCTCAGGCATTTTCATCTTCATCTTTCCTGAGGACTCTTACAGTATCTCCGCGGATAGTTATAGGTATCGGTACAACTGCATCGAACAGTTCTACTGTGATTTCCTCGTGTCCTTCATCGACTCTCTTCACGCGTGCCTTTTCGCCTTTGAAAGGACCGGATGTTATCTCGATGATAGCGCCTTCGGAGATTCCTGTTACGGTTGGTTTTGGAGTAAGGAAGTGTGAGATTTCTTCTATAGAAGATCGTCCTTTCACCAATGCTCTGGCGTGGGGTACGGTCTGTATTGCCTGTTCCACTTCCTCAGGGGCTGCTGCTTCAATTAGCACATATCCTTTTAGCTCATCCGGTGCAAGGATCGCCCTGATGTCCAGATGCTCTTTCCTTGCGGACTGAGTTATCATATTTGCTACTGATCTTTCCTGATTCGCAGTTGTTTTGACTACGAATATTGCTGACTCTGCAGACATATTTACACCCATTTAGGCATTTCCACCAGAAGTACATAAATAAGGAAACCTATGAATCCTATAGCAAGGATGCCCAGACCCGCAACCTTGGCTATGGTCAGGAATTCCTCTCTGGAGGGTTTTTTTGTGAGTTTAAGTACCCTTAAATATGTCTTCAAGGATCGGTTTATGCTCTCGCTATTTATATTACTTAGATCGAATGAATTTTCTGCCAAGTCCTTCACAACCGGTTATGATCGTTGATTTATAATGCATGCGTTATATTTTGAAGCCGTATAATGTCAGAACTTTGTGTCTGTATATAGCGCCATCAAAACTACGTCTTTAATAAAATACCTTTCGATTGGATTGCGTATATATGCCATCCCATCGAAAGTTTTTCATGTTAAAAAAGGGAGAGATTCTATTTAACAAAATCGATTCCGTATTTTCGGGTTACGTTCTTTGCGCCGCCATGACCGTATATCTGCGGTGACTTCACACCGGTGACCACTATCATTGTGCGCACGGTCTGCTCAAGTTCATCATTGACCTGAGCTCCCCAGATGAGTCTTGCTTCAGGATCGATCCTGCTGTAAACTTCCTGCACAACACTTTCAGCTTCTGCAATTGTCATGTCCGGTCCGCCGATGACATTGACAAGTGCTGATGTTGCACCAGATATGTCTACGTCCAGAAGTGGGCTGCGAAGTGCTTTCTGTACTGATTCAACAGCTTTTGCCTCACCATCAGCTTCGCCAAGTCCGATCATTGCCACGCCACCGTTCTGCATGACGGTCCTGACATCGGCAAAGTCAAGGTTAACAAGACCTGGTTTTGTGATAAGTTCTGTGATTCCTTTTACTGCTCTCATGAGCACTTCATCGGATACTTTGAACGCTGCCTGAAGTGGCAATCTAGGAACAACCTCAAGGAGCTTGTCATTTGGAACAACAATTACGGTGTCGGCAACTTCTCTAAGTCTCTCCAGACCTGCTTCCGCATTTGTTCTTCTGACCTGACCTTCCACACTGAAAGGTAATGTAACAACGGCAATTGTAAGAGCACCTACGTCTCTTGCAGCTTCTGCTACAATTGGTGCTGAACCTGTTCCAGTTCCTCCTCCAAGTCCGCATGTAATGAACACCATGTCGCAACCGTTCACCACAGCTGCTATCTCGTCAACGCTCTCAAGAGCTGCATCTTCTCCTATCTGCGGGAGACTGCCGGCACCAAGACCTCTGGTCTTTTTTCTGCCTATGAGTATCTTCTGGTCTGCCTTTATGTTAAGTAGGTGCTGAGCATCTGTATTTACTGCGATGAACTCTGCGCCTTTGATTCCCTCTTCGACCATTCTCTGAGTACTGTTGGAGCCTCCTCCACCACAACCTATCACTTTGATATTGGTGTGTAGCTGGCGTAGCATCTCCTCTAACTCTGCATTTATGTCTTTGTGCTGGGGGCTTGAAGGTGAGCCGCGGAGATTTACCTCCTGTTCAGACCTTGCAAGTGCCTCTTCTACTATGGATCTCATTCTTTTTCTCCCTCAAATGAAAATCGTATATTGGATTACAGGTATGATTACTTATACTAATCGGACAACCGGATACGCTTTACCATTCTTTTGTGCACCATCTCGGGCTTGATGGTTTTTCCATCTAGTACTATTGGGTTTCCTTTTGCAAGTTCTCCAAGCATTGGCCCGGGAGGAATATCCAGTTCTTTTGCTGCTTTCGGATCAAATTTTTCACTGATGATGCAAAGTATATTCTCATCAGGAATATATTTAATTTCATAATGCTCTTTTAGTATTTTAATGCATTCATTTGTAACGTTCTGCATAGCACTTTTAGTCCCTTCTCCTATTCCCAGTATGGTATTTGAGAGAGTCCCGTTATTTCTTTCCATGTAAACGGGCGCACAACGTGCAAGCATTTCTTCAGTAAGCTTCCTGTTTGCTTTGACGGTTTCCTGGAACAATTCTTCATTGATGGTGCACAGAACTATTTCATCACTTTCGTTCTCACTTTTCAACCGGATGTTCTCTGTCTGCGATGTGAATGTCTCACTGGCTCTGAACTTTCCTTCTGGACAGAGCTCATTGAACTTGTTCTTAATATCCAGGAACAGATTCCATGGGACCTTTCCAATCTCCCTGATGTCACTCTCTCTTAGTATTATATAATGTAACTCTTCTGTAAGGGTGGATAGTCTCTCTCTTTCTTTTGCACTCATGGATTTCCTGTCAAAATATGCAAAATCAGCACCAGATTTCTCAAAAGCCTGCAACATCATATCTTTGTCTACAAAAGCTAATTGGTAATCCGGAAAATTATGTCCGAACGTAACTTCTGTTCCCAGTATTAGTTCAGTTTGCCTGGATGCATAATGTCCTCCGCCAAAACCAATCGCAACAGGGATGTATCGGTCATCCTCTTTCATATCTATGGATTCTCTGATGGCTTCGAGTATAGCCTTTGCTGCAACGTTGCCTGCTTTAGGATCTTTCCATTGTATCTCAGAACTCCCTATCTCTGCATAAACCATTGGTGTTTTCAGATCGGTAGGTCCGTGATGTGTGGACTCCATGTTCACTTCATAATCCAGTTCCGTAGAGAATCTTTGCATGTTTTTCAGTATGTGGCGCAACATATGTGGTGCGGCCACAGAAAGCTCTCGTTGTCTTCCTCCGAAATCTGCTTTGTCCGGGTTTCCGGTAAAGTGAGCAGTGAGTACCGATCTTCCGTCGCTGCTCTTATGCTTTGAAGCGACAACTATCAGGTCTGTGTCATATCCGGATGACTTCATCTTCTCATCAATCCGGTCTTCATAAATATGATGTCCTTCAATTTCTAGAATTCTCATTTCCGCATTTTCATAAACTGAAATGAGTTCCTTCCAGTCGCCGGGTATATCTTGTGCTTTATCCCACTCTGCGTTTTGAAGTAAGTGTTCTTTTATGTTCTGGCTTGCAGCATCAGCGGCAGAACATAATATGTTTATCTTCTTCATGTTCTCTAGTCCTGTCTCTCCGGTCATTCATTGCAAATATAAAAGCTCTTTTACAGTGGATATCTTTTCTCTCAGTAGTTTTAATGCTTATGATGTTATCATTTGGGATGAAGTTTTATCATAGTATTGGTCTCTTATGGAATTATCATCTGTTTCTGGGCCGGTACGGGATGAATTCCAATCCTCTCTCATAACTGAAATTACACGATGAATTAAAAGACGTGATACCTTGACTGAAATTACAATTAACGGCGTATTGATAAGAAAGTTAGAATATGCAGGTTTCATGGTAAAGTCTGATGAAATGGTCATTTATATTGATCCTCATGGACTTGGCAATGAAAAGATTCCTGAAGATGATATGGCAGATCTTATCCTGATCACACACGAGCACTTCGGTCACTGTGATCCGGATTCTATCAGAAAGGTTCGCAAATCCGATTCTACAACTCTTATTCCTGAGAAGATGAGCCTGCAGTTCAGGGGCGATGCCAGGAGAGTAATGGAGGGTGATTCTCTGTCAGGTGAGCTATGCATTAAAGGAGTAGATATTGAAGTTCTTCCTTCATATGCCACTTGCAATCCGGATCGCACTCTTGATGATGGTGTTGGTTACTTCTTCACTTTCAATGATCTAAAAATATATCATGCAGGACACTCATGCTGTATTCCTGATATGTCTGCTTCTCCTGATGTCTTAGTGTTGCCTGTGGATTGTCTTATAACGGATGTTCAAAAAGCACTGGATTCTGTAGTTAAATTTTCGCCGGATTATGTAATTCCAATGTCTTATAGTGATGTAAATAATACTGAAGCATCAGAGTTTTTAGATGCAATAAGGTCAAAGCTTCCTTCAACAGAGGTCTTATTCTTATAAAGTCAGGTGCTATCATGGCCAAATCCCGAAAAAAAAGCAAGGTTGTAGCCCGTAGTATTGCGCAGGAGCGTATAGAGTATCTTTTCGGTCTTGCAAGAAGTGAGTTTTCAGCTTCTTCTGAAATGAGTAAAAGATATGTTGCACTTGCCCGCAAAATTGGCATGAGGCACAGGGTTAGCATTTCATCCGAATTGAAAAGGACTTTTTGCAAAAACTGCGGTTCATTGCTTGTGCCAGGGAATAATTCAAGGGTGCGTTTGAAGGATGATACTATAATAATCACATGTCTTGATTGTGGCAGTATTAAACGGTATCCTTTTGATAAAGAAAAGAAAGAATGATCAAGGATTGATCCATGAGAGCAACTTTGTTCCCATATATGCTACTATGAATATGATTGTGCCCATGGCAACATAGAGGAATATATTTCTGAATACTATATCTTTTTCAGAGCCTGCTTTAATCCCAAGGCCGCCACCACATCCTCCGCCGCATCCTGCACTGCACGATGTGCATGAAATGGTTTTGCCTGGCTCTGTTTCATTATCTATTTTATTTAATAAAGGAATTGTTGTTTTTTCAGACATCGTATTATATTGTCTCCTTTATTCTATTAGGTTCTTGCCAGTGGACTGTGACCCAATATTCTCTCTATGCTTTTATTCTTTATGAAAAACAGACGACGAGAGGGGGATTCGAACCCCCGAGATGCATAGCATCACAGGATTAGCAATCCTGCGCCATACCGGGCTTGGCTATCTCGTCTCATTTGTAATGTTCGTTCCTAAACGCAATTCAGGTATTTAACGTTTTCCGGGTCAAAGTGACAGGCACGCCTGAAGTTGCTGCTCTTTCCATGATCAGGTGGTCTGGAATCTCTTCTCCACCCCGCAACCCTCCAAGCGACGATTGTCTACGGTAGGCCTGCTCCCTTCCGGGCCTGGGCTGGTTCCCGCAGTTAAGATATAAGTACATGCTCTCCAGTAAGCACCTATATCAACGTCATCCAAGCAGGACGGGGTTTCTCAGTTGAAATCACAGGTTTGAAAATGGTCCAAACATCTTCCTCAGGCTTCGTCCCCCGCGTATCGGCGATTTCGGGTTACAGGTAACGCCGGGCTACCCGGACTAGCCTGCCACCCTTAGATATGCATTACAGGTTATAAAAGTATCCTTTGTAGGGGTCAGGTTAGCAGTGTTCGATGTTAGGAAATAGGTTTTGGATGGAAACATGTAAAAGTAATATATAGAATGCTGGACAATAGTAAACTAGGAGGCCGAAAATGGAAGAATTGATCGGATTTGTAACTGGTAACAAAAATCGCCAGAAATTACTCGCTCTTTTAGGTTCAAAACATCAGCTTGATGCTGCAAAACTTGCCAAGAACATGCATATAGCACGTCCCTCAGTAGAAAAGATAGTAGGGGAGTTACTTGAAAAAGAGTTGATAGTTCAGGAATCTGATGTATATATGCTTACTGAACTGGGTGAATCTCTGGAACGTAAGGTTCAGAGCATTTAATACCCTTTCTTTTTTCTTATTTTTGGACTCTCAGTTCAATATGATCATTGGCTCATATCAGAGTATCTGTTCTGAGCTTAATTCCGCTTTCAGTGATTGCATATTCTTTGATCGAGCGCTTATGTTTAGCACCCCTGGATTTTGTAACGCACATATATCTGCGGTCTCTTGCTTTGGAATTGTGTAATATGAGAACAGAATCCATTATTGAGGATACGTCGATTTTTTCATTTCCCGGGCAGTCAGAAGGTGCGATATCTGTGGTGAACAAGGATGTGATATTCTTGCTTTTCAGGTAACTTGTAATTGAATAGAGATATCCTCTAAGTTCAAGCATGTCAGGTATCGATATTTCCATATGGTTCGTACCATCAAAAAAGACCCTTCGA
The sequence above is a segment of the uncultured Methanolobus sp. genome. Coding sequences within it:
- the ftsZ gene encoding cell division protein FtsZ, translated to MRSIVEEALARSEQEVNLRGSPSSPQHKDINAELEEMLRQLHTNIKVIGCGGGGSNSTQRMVEEGIKGAEFIAVNTDAQHLLNIKADQKILIGRKKTRGLGAGSLPQIGEDAALESVDEIAAVVNGCDMVFITCGLGGGTGTGSAPIVAEAARDVGALTIAVVTLPFSVEGQVRRTNAEAGLERLREVADTVIVVPNDKLLEVVPRLPLQAAFKVSDEVLMRAVKGITELITKPGLVNLDFADVRTVMQNGGVAMIGLGEADGEAKAVESVQKALRSPLLDVDISGATSALVNVIGGPDMTIAEAESVVQEVYSRIDPEARLIWGAQVNDELEQTVRTMIVVTGVKSPQIYGHGGAKNVTRKYGIDFVK
- a CDS encoding D-aminoacyl-tRNA deacylase, which codes for MTGETGLENMKKINILCSAADAASQNIKEHLLQNAEWDKAQDIPGDWKELISVYENAEMRILEIEGHHIYEDRIDEKMKSSGYDTDLIVVASKHKSSDGRSVLTAHFTGNPDKADFGGRQRELSVAAPHMLRHILKNMQRFSTELDYEVNMESTHHGPTDLKTPMVYAEIGSSEIQWKDPKAGNVAAKAILEAIRESIDMKEDDRYIPVAIGFGGGHYASRQTELILGTEVTFGHNFPDYQLAFVDKDMMLQAFEKSGADFAYFDRKSMSAKERERLSTLTEELHYIILRESDIREIGKVPWNLFLDIKNKFNELCPEGKFRASETFTSQTENIRLKSENESDEIVLCTINEELFQETVKANRKLTEEMLARCAPVYMERNNGTLSNTILGIGEGTKSAMQNVTNECIKILKEHYEIKYIPDENILCIISEKFDPKAAKELDIPPGPMLGELAKGNPIVLDGKTIKPEMVHKRMVKRIRLSD
- a CDS encoding MBL fold metallo-hydrolase, which produces MVKSDEMVIYIDPHGLGNEKIPEDDMADLILITHEHFGHCDPDSIRKVRKSDSTTLIPEKMSLQFRGDARRVMEGDSLSGELCIKGVDIEVLPSYATCNPDRTLDDGVGYFFTFNDLKIYHAGHSCCIPDMSASPDVLVLPVDCLITDVQKALDSVVKFSPDYVIPMSYSDVNNTEASEFLDAIRSKLPSTEVLFL
- a CDS encoding ribonuclease P protein component 4; protein product: MAKSRKKSKVVARSIAQERIEYLFGLARSEFSASSEMSKRYVALARKIGMRHRVSISSELKRTFCKNCGSLLVPGNNSRVRLKDDTIIITCLDCGSIKRYPFDKEKKE
- a CDS encoding transcriptional regulator, whose protein sequence is MEELIGFVTGNKNRQKLLALLGSKHQLDAAKLAKNMHIARPSVEKIVGELLEKELIVQESDVYMLTELGESLERKVQSI